The following proteins are encoded in a genomic region of Micrococcaceae bacterium Sec5.8:
- a CDS encoding flavin reductase family protein, protein MFRRHAAGVAIITADLNGVPFGFTATSVASLSAKPPRFTFNMARTSRSWPAVANATYIGVHMLGLENQALADRFARGSDRFEGNHWEPGPHGVPILKDVAGWLIGKVQMRLSFENNAVVVVEVVEGEVGSVGAPLLYHSGAYGQPAPLDYEI, encoded by the coding sequence ATGTTCCGCCGGCATGCCGCGGGCGTGGCCATTATCACCGCCGATCTCAACGGGGTCCCCTTCGGCTTCACCGCGACCTCCGTGGCTTCTCTCTCAGCCAAGCCGCCCCGGTTCACGTTCAACATGGCCCGCACTTCCAGATCCTGGCCCGCCGTGGCCAACGCCACCTACATCGGGGTGCACATGCTGGGCTTGGAGAACCAGGCGCTGGCAGACCGTTTCGCCCGGGGCAGCGACCGCTTCGAGGGCAATCACTGGGAGCCCGGACCCCACGGAGTGCCGATCCTGAAGGACGTCGCCGGCTGGCTGATCGGCAAGGTCCAGATGCGGCTTTCCTTTGAAAACAACGCGGTCGTGGTGGTGGAAGTCGTGGAGGGTGAAGTAGGTTCCGTCGGCGCTCCCTTGCTCTACCACTCCGGCGCCTACGGCCAGCCGGCACCGCTCGACTACGAGATCTAA
- the hisD gene encoding histidinol dehydrogenase: MTLSADSSVPAATAPPAADLNFRTVDLRGQRLSLAGLRAAVPRAKAGTLADAEAKVLTIIEAVRARGFEALSELALTFDGVEQAHPRVPAEALTAALAGLDPAVRAALEESIKRARRFADAQRPADADVELGEGAVVSQKWVPVARVGLYVPGGLAVYPSSVIMNVVPALAAGVQSIALASPPQKGFGGLPHPTILAAACLLGIEEVYAIGGAQAIAAFAYGIPATDGLAGLDPVDVVTGPGNVFVATAKRLVKGVVGIDSEAGTTEIAILADATARPVLVAADLISQAEHDPKAASVLITDSEDLVAAVRAELGRQAAATKHGLRVREALSGPQSGVVLVDNLDQCVAACNAYAAEHLEIMTADAAAVAARIRSAGAIFVGDYSPVSLGDYCAGSNHVLPTSGTAAFSSGLNVTTFLRAIQVINYSRAALAEVSGHIVSLSGAEDLPAHGEAVTVRFAQAAHHYM; this comes from the coding sequence GTGACCCTTTCAGCTGACAGCTCCGTGCCCGCCGCCACTGCGCCCCCGGCCGCCGACCTCAACTTCCGCACCGTCGACCTCCGCGGCCAGCGGCTGAGCCTCGCCGGTCTCCGCGCCGCGGTACCCCGGGCGAAGGCCGGCACCCTGGCTGATGCCGAGGCGAAGGTTTTGACCATCATCGAGGCCGTCCGTGCGCGCGGCTTCGAGGCGCTCAGTGAGCTGGCCCTGACGTTTGACGGCGTGGAACAGGCGCATCCCCGGGTGCCGGCGGAGGCGTTGACGGCTGCCCTGGCAGGCCTGGATCCCGCCGTGCGGGCTGCCTTGGAGGAATCGATCAAACGGGCCCGTCGCTTTGCCGACGCCCAGCGCCCGGCCGACGCCGATGTCGAACTCGGCGAAGGGGCGGTGGTGAGCCAGAAATGGGTGCCCGTGGCGCGGGTGGGCCTCTACGTTCCCGGCGGCCTGGCCGTGTATCCCTCCTCCGTCATCATGAACGTTGTCCCGGCCCTCGCAGCCGGAGTCCAGTCCATCGCGCTGGCGTCTCCTCCGCAAAAGGGCTTCGGCGGTCTCCCGCACCCCACCATCCTCGCCGCAGCGTGCCTGCTCGGCATCGAGGAGGTCTACGCGATTGGCGGCGCCCAGGCCATCGCGGCCTTTGCCTACGGCATTCCCGCGACGGACGGGCTGGCAGGGCTGGATCCCGTGGATGTTGTCACCGGCCCCGGCAACGTCTTTGTCGCCACGGCAAAGCGCCTCGTCAAAGGCGTGGTGGGTATCGATTCCGAGGCCGGCACCACGGAGATCGCGATTCTGGCGGATGCTACGGCACGGCCGGTCCTGGTCGCGGCGGACCTCATCAGCCAGGCTGAGCACGACCCCAAGGCCGCGTCGGTGCTGATTACGGACTCGGAGGACCTCGTCGCGGCCGTCCGGGCTGAACTGGGCCGCCAGGCGGCGGCAACGAAGCACGGCCTGCGGGTCCGTGAGGCCCTTTCCGGTCCGCAGTCCGGCGTCGTCCTCGTGGACAATCTTGACCAGTGCGTCGCAGCGTGCAACGCCTACGCCGCCGAGCACCTGGAGATCATGACGGCGGACGCGGCGGCGGTCGCGGCCCGGATCCGCAGCGCCGGGGCGATCTTTGTAGGGGACTACAGCCCCGTCAGCCTCGGGGATTATTGCGCCGGGTCCAACCACGTGCTGCCCACCAGTGGCACCGCGGCATTTTCCTCAGGACTGAACGTGACCACCTTCCTGCGCGCCATTCAGGTCATTAACTACTCCCGGGCCGCCTTGGCGGAGGTCAGCGGGCACATCGTCAGCCTGTCAGGGGCCGAGGATCTGCCTGCGCACGGCGAAGCGGTCACCGTTCGGTTCGCCCAGGCAGCACACCACTACATGTAG
- the nrdR gene encoding transcriptional regulator NrdR — MYCPFCRNPDSRVVDSRIADDGSAIRRRRQCPECGRRFTTVETTSLTVIKRSGVGEPFSRSKVINGVRKACQGRPVTEDDLAMLAQEVEEAIRAAGAAEIEAHEVGLAILSPLQRLDQVAYLRFASVYQAFDSLEDFEAAISLLRHEAETKGREGQSQQKSPL, encoded by the coding sequence ATGTATTGTCCGTTTTGCCGAAACCCTGACTCGCGCGTAGTGGACAGCCGGATCGCAGACGACGGCTCGGCCATCCGCCGCCGCCGCCAGTGCCCGGAATGCGGCCGACGCTTCACCACCGTTGAGACCACCAGCCTCACCGTTATCAAGAGGTCCGGAGTCGGCGAGCCCTTCAGCCGCAGCAAGGTTATCAACGGTGTCCGCAAGGCCTGCCAGGGCCGTCCCGTGACCGAAGACGATCTGGCCATGCTCGCCCAGGAAGTGGAAGAGGCCATCCGGGCCGCGGGCGCCGCAGAGATCGAGGCGCACGAAGTCGGTCTGGCAATCCTCAGCCCGCTGCAGCGCCTCGATCAGGTCGCGTACCTGCGATTCGCCAGCGTCTACCAGGCTTTCGACTCCCTCGAGGACTTCGAAGCCGCCATCTCGCTGCTCCGCCACGAGGCCGAGACGAAGGGCCGCGAGGGCCAGAGCCAGCAGAAAAGCCCGCTCTAG
- a CDS encoding ROK family protein, translating to MAKKDEKSKKNAPLIGIDIGGTGIKGGIVDLKKGKLVGDRLRIPTPQPSTPESVAEVVAQVVAELSARPDAPAPDSPVGVTFPGIIQHGVVHSAANVDKSWLEMDIDAMLTARLGRPVEVINDADAAGLAEARFGAGASVAGTVLVITLGTGIGSAFIFDGKLVPNAELGHLEIDGFDAESKASAVARERDGLSWEQYSVLLQRYFSHVEFLFSPELFIVGGGISKRADEYLPRLQLRTPIVPAELKNDAGIVGAALEIALKHRLAK from the coding sequence TTGGCCAAGAAGGACGAGAAGTCGAAGAAGAACGCCCCGCTGATCGGCATCGATATTGGTGGCACCGGCATCAAGGGCGGGATCGTCGACCTAAAGAAGGGCAAGCTGGTCGGTGACCGCCTGCGCATCCCCACCCCGCAGCCGTCGACGCCGGAATCCGTCGCCGAGGTCGTGGCGCAGGTTGTGGCCGAACTTTCCGCCCGGCCCGATGCCCCGGCCCCCGATTCGCCCGTTGGAGTCACCTTCCCCGGCATCATCCAGCACGGCGTGGTTCACTCCGCTGCCAATGTGGACAAGTCGTGGCTGGAAATGGACATCGATGCCATGCTGACGGCCCGCCTGGGCCGGCCCGTGGAGGTCATCAACGACGCCGATGCCGCGGGTCTCGCCGAGGCACGCTTCGGCGCCGGAGCGTCCGTGGCCGGGACGGTGCTGGTTATCACGCTGGGCACCGGGATCGGCTCCGCCTTCATCTTCGATGGCAAGCTTGTGCCCAACGCCGAACTCGGACACCTGGAAATTGACGGGTTCGATGCCGAGAGCAAGGCCTCCGCCGTAGCCCGCGAGAGGGACGGGCTGAGCTGGGAGCAGTACAGCGTGCTGCTGCAGCGCTACTTCTCCCACGTGGAATTCCTTTTCTCCCCCGAGCTGTTCATCGTCGGGGGCGGCATCTCCAAGCGGGCCGACGAGTACCTGCCGCGGCTGCAGCTGCGCACGCCGATTGTTCCGGCCGAACTGAAGAACGACGCCGGAATCGTGGGAGCTGCCCTGGAGATCGCGCTGAAACACAGGCTGGCCAAGTAA
- the map gene encoding type I methionyl aminopeptidase, translating into MPSLASTAPTGTLVPGAVSPQLPVPASIPRPEYVGKPAPAKFTGSEVKSPETIEKIRVASRIAAQAIVEVGKHIQPGVTTDQLDRVGHEFLLDHDAYPSTLGYRGFPKSLCSSLNEVICHGIPDSTVVQDGDILNIDITAFIGGVHGDTNHTFLAGSVDEESRLLVQRTQESLNRAIRAVAPGREINVIGRTIESYAKRFGYGVVRDFTGHGVGEAFHTGLIIPHYDAAPAYNTVMETGMVFTIEPMLTLGTVDWDMWADDWTVVTRDRKRTAQFEHTLLVTESGAEVLTLP; encoded by the coding sequence ATGCCTTCTCTCGCCTCGACTGCACCCACCGGCACCCTGGTCCCGGGAGCTGTCAGTCCGCAACTGCCCGTCCCGGCGTCGATCCCGCGCCCCGAATATGTGGGGAAGCCCGCGCCGGCCAAATTTACCGGCTCCGAGGTCAAATCACCGGAGACCATCGAGAAGATCCGTGTCGCCTCGCGGATTGCCGCCCAGGCGATTGTGGAGGTGGGCAAGCACATCCAGCCCGGCGTCACCACGGACCAACTGGACCGGGTGGGGCACGAATTCCTGCTCGACCACGACGCCTATCCCTCCACCCTGGGCTACCGCGGCTTCCCCAAGTCCTTGTGCTCGTCGCTGAACGAGGTCATCTGCCACGGCATCCCGGACAGCACTGTTGTTCAGGACGGGGATATCCTCAACATTGACATCACGGCCTTCATCGGGGGCGTCCACGGCGACACCAACCACACCTTCCTTGCCGGCAGCGTGGACGAGGAATCCCGGCTCCTCGTCCAGCGCACGCAGGAATCCCTGAACCGCGCCATCCGCGCCGTGGCTCCCGGGCGGGAAATCAACGTCATCGGGCGCACCATCGAGTCCTATGCAAAGCGCTTCGGCTACGGCGTCGTCCGTGATTTTACCGGCCATGGCGTGGGAGAGGCCTTCCACACCGGCCTGATCATCCCGCACTATGACGCCGCCCCGGCTTACAACACAGTCATGGAAACGGGGATGGTTTTCACCATTGAACCCATGCTGACGCTGGGGACCGTGGACTGGGACATGTGGGCCGATGACTGGACAGTCGTCACCCGGGACCGTAAGCGCACGGCACAGTTCGAACACACCCTGCTGGTCACGGAGTCCGGTGCCGAGGTGCTGACGCTCCCCTGA
- a CDS encoding SPOR domain-containing protein, with translation MPEYWYNVNTHEVEEDAMSDWSQLIGPYKTREEAEHALEKVKARNESWDKGDEED, from the coding sequence ATGCCGGAGTACTGGTACAACGTCAATACTCACGAGGTCGAAGAGGACGCCATGTCCGATTGGAGCCAGCTGATCGGCCCGTACAAGACGCGGGAGGAAGCCGAACACGCCCTCGAGAAGGTCAAGGCCCGCAACGAATCCTGGGACAAAGGCGACGAGGAGGACTAG
- a CDS encoding AAA family ATPase produces MTGVILINGLPGSGKSTLARELAATLDLPLFSKDACKESLWTGSRAPDPAESSALGRRAVALMWAAIAATPGPAVVESFWYAPRDLHLLRADLRSSGKSVDVEVWCSLAPATARQRCRTRERHRVHHAAENDGVVWAEWARQAAPLGLAPVLDVDTEEKVDVFRLCRALEQFTSGPPAVTGR; encoded by the coding sequence ATGACCGGGGTGATCCTGATCAACGGGCTGCCCGGTTCCGGAAAGTCGACGTTGGCGCGGGAGCTCGCGGCCACGCTGGACCTGCCGCTCTTTTCCAAGGACGCCTGCAAGGAAAGCCTGTGGACTGGCTCCCGTGCACCGGACCCCGCCGAGTCCAGCGCCCTTGGGCGGCGCGCCGTGGCACTCATGTGGGCCGCCATCGCCGCCACTCCGGGCCCGGCCGTGGTTGAGTCTTTCTGGTACGCGCCGCGTGATCTTCACCTGCTGCGTGCGGACCTCCGGAGCTCCGGCAAGAGCGTCGACGTGGAAGTGTGGTGTTCGCTGGCTCCGGCCACCGCGAGGCAGCGCTGCCGGACCCGGGAACGGCACCGAGTGCACCACGCGGCGGAGAACGACGGCGTGGTCTGGGCTGAGTGGGCACGGCAGGCAGCGCCGCTCGGCCTGGCGCCGGTACTGGACGTGGACACGGAAGAAAAGGTTGACGTCTTCCGGCTGTGCCGGGCGCTGGAACAGTTTACGTCCGGCCCACCGGCTGTCACCGGCCGGTGA
- a CDS encoding SHOCT domain-containing protein translates to MDSITTDFGSVLLWSFWFFIWISALMVWFRCLFDMFSDSTLSGWGKAGWAILLVFLPWLGAIIYLIARGRSMAERQLSAVTEQQAAQQEYIQRVAGKTSGPAGQIAEAKALLDSGAINQTEFESLKAKAMA, encoded by the coding sequence ATGGACTCGATTACGACGGACTTTGGAAGCGTCCTGCTGTGGAGCTTCTGGTTCTTTATCTGGATCTCGGCGCTGATGGTGTGGTTCCGTTGCCTGTTCGACATGTTCAGCGACAGCACACTGAGCGGCTGGGGTAAGGCGGGCTGGGCGATCTTGCTGGTCTTCCTGCCGTGGCTCGGCGCCATCATCTACCTGATCGCCCGGGGTCGCAGCATGGCCGAGCGGCAACTGTCCGCGGTGACCGAACAACAGGCCGCCCAGCAGGAGTACATCCAACGTGTCGCCGGGAAGACGTCCGGCCCGGCCGGTCAGATCGCCGAGGCCAAGGCCCTGCTCGACTCCGGAGCCATCAACCAGACCGAATTTGAGTCCCTCAAAGCGAAGGCCATGGCCTGA
- the panB gene encoding 3-methyl-2-oxobutanoate hydroxymethyltransferase yields the protein MATRSNSDSSMPAEVPAPYGTGPAAAPAAQLSPSAGREPGTRKPVARIRTHHLRQAKLNGERFAMLTAYDQYTAEIFDQAGIEVLLVGDSASNNVFGNETSLPVTVDELLPLCRAVARSAKRALVVADLPFGSYEVSAQQAVATGVRFLKEGLAHAVKIEGGKFYAETVRAMVQAGIPVMAHIGFTPQSEHALGGYRVQGRGDDARRLIEDAVALADAGAFCVLMEMVPAETAAAVNAAVDVPTVGIGAGNATTGQVLVWQDMAGLRGGKMAKFVKQYADLRTALSDAAKAYAEEVRSGQFPGPEHSF from the coding sequence ATGGCCACACGTAGCAACTCTGACTCCAGCATGCCCGCAGAAGTTCCTGCCCCCTACGGCACCGGCCCGGCGGCTGCCCCCGCAGCCCAGCTGTCCCCCAGCGCAGGCCGGGAACCCGGCACCCGGAAGCCGGTGGCCAGGATCCGCACGCACCACCTGCGCCAGGCCAAGCTCAACGGCGAGCGCTTTGCCATGCTGACCGCCTACGACCAGTACACGGCGGAGATTTTCGACCAGGCGGGAATCGAGGTCCTCCTGGTGGGCGACTCGGCCTCCAACAACGTCTTCGGCAACGAGACCAGCCTGCCTGTCACCGTGGACGAACTCCTCCCGCTGTGCCGCGCCGTCGCCCGCTCAGCCAAGCGCGCGCTGGTGGTGGCGGACCTGCCCTTTGGCAGCTACGAAGTCTCCGCCCAGCAGGCCGTTGCCACCGGTGTCCGGTTCCTGAAGGAAGGACTCGCCCACGCCGTCAAGATCGAGGGCGGCAAGTTCTACGCCGAGACCGTCCGGGCCATGGTCCAGGCCGGGATTCCGGTGATGGCACATATTGGCTTCACTCCGCAAAGTGAGCACGCTCTCGGCGGATACCGGGTCCAGGGCCGCGGGGACGACGCCCGGCGTTTGATCGAGGACGCCGTCGCCCTCGCTGATGCCGGTGCGTTCTGCGTCCTGATGGAAATGGTGCCGGCGGAGACGGCGGCGGCCGTGAACGCCGCCGTCGACGTCCCCACAGTGGGCATCGGTGCTGGCAACGCCACCACAGGCCAGGTGCTCGTGTGGCAGGACATGGCGGGTCTGCGCGGCGGAAAGATGGCCAAGTTCGTGAAGCAGTACGCGGACCTGCGCACCGCCCTCAGCGACGCGGCAAAGGCCTACGCCGAGGAGGTGCGGTCCGGCCAGTTCCCCGGACCGGAGCACTCGTTCTAA
- the glnA gene encoding type I glutamate--ammonia ligase, which yields MDRQQEFVLRTIEERDVRFVRLWFTDVVGSLKSVALAPAEVEGAFEEGLGFDGSSIEGLARVFESDMLAQPDPATFQILPWRGETEATSRMFCDILTPDGEPSAADPRNVLKRNLAKAADMGFTCYTHPEIEFYLLKSQQPGPDGSPVPVDEGGYFDHVPGGVAQDFRRTAVTMLESVGISVEFSHHEAGPGQNEIDLRYADALQTADNIMTFRTVIKEVALQQGTYATFMPKPFTAHPGSGMHTHFSLFEGDTNAFYEAGAEFQLSETARQFIAGILKHAPEFTAVTNQFVNSYKRLWGGGEAPSYLSWGHNNRSALVRVPLYKPGKGQSARIEYRGIDSAANPYLAYAVLLGAGLKGIEEGYQLPAAAEDDIWSLSSAERRAMGHDPLPASLHDAIRSMEESELMPQILGEQVFEHFLRNKRAEWQDYRLQVTPYELQRNLGIL from the coding sequence ATGGATCGCCAGCAAGAGTTTGTCCTTCGGACGATCGAAGAGCGCGACGTGCGGTTCGTGCGGTTGTGGTTCACCGACGTCGTTGGCTCGCTGAAGTCCGTGGCGCTGGCCCCGGCCGAAGTGGAGGGCGCGTTCGAGGAGGGGCTGGGCTTTGACGGTTCCTCCATTGAGGGCTTGGCCCGGGTGTTCGAATCCGACATGCTGGCGCAGCCGGACCCCGCCACCTTCCAGATCCTGCCCTGGCGCGGCGAGACGGAAGCGACGTCGCGGATGTTCTGCGACATCCTCACGCCCGACGGCGAACCCTCCGCCGCCGATCCCCGCAACGTGCTCAAACGCAACCTGGCCAAGGCCGCGGACATGGGCTTCACCTGCTACACGCATCCCGAAATTGAGTTTTACCTGCTGAAGTCCCAGCAGCCCGGTCCGGACGGGTCCCCCGTCCCGGTGGACGAAGGCGGCTACTTCGACCACGTGCCCGGCGGCGTGGCGCAGGACTTCCGCCGCACGGCCGTCACCATGCTGGAGTCGGTGGGCATTTCGGTTGAGTTCAGCCACCACGAGGCCGGCCCCGGCCAGAACGAGATCGACCTGCGCTACGCTGACGCCCTGCAGACCGCTGACAACATCATGACCTTCCGCACTGTGATTAAAGAGGTGGCGCTGCAGCAGGGAACCTACGCCACCTTCATGCCCAAACCGTTCACGGCCCACCCGGGTTCCGGCATGCACACGCACTTCTCGCTCTTCGAGGGTGATACAAATGCCTTTTACGAGGCCGGCGCGGAATTCCAGCTCTCCGAAACCGCGCGGCAGTTTATTGCCGGCATCCTCAAGCACGCTCCCGAGTTCACCGCTGTCACCAACCAGTTTGTGAACTCCTACAAGCGCCTCTGGGGCGGGGGGGAGGCCCCGAGTTACCTCAGCTGGGGCCACAACAACCGTTCGGCGCTGGTCCGGGTGCCGCTGTACAAGCCGGGCAAGGGCCAGTCCGCACGGATCGAGTACCGTGGCATCGATTCTGCGGCCAACCCCTACCTCGCGTACGCTGTGCTGCTCGGGGCCGGGCTCAAGGGCATCGAGGAGGGCTACCAGCTTCCCGCCGCGGCCGAGGACGACATCTGGTCGCTCAGTTCCGCCGAGCGCCGGGCGATGGGCCATGACCCGCTTCCGGCCAGCCTGCACGATGCCATCCGTTCGATGGAGGAGTCCGAGCTTATGCCCCAGATCCTTGGTGAGCAGGTCTTCGAGCACTTCCTGCGCAACAAGCGGGCCGAGTGGCAGGACTACCGTCTCCAGGTCACGCCCTACGAGCTGCAGCGCAACCTCGGCATCCTTTAG
- a CDS encoding bifunctional [glutamine synthetase] adenylyltransferase/[glutamine synthetase]-adenylyl-L-tyrosine phosphorylase, with product MSLARRLIAAGFSDLDKGERFLAAPELDGLDQDVLFAGLQLAANPDTALQSLVRLIEKHHDLRTLAVADLDRSEPMYRVLGASEALGEFLIRHPEHLDAFEVTASPEPRAADTAELRGRLLQSVRADPKSARPVAALTGQEGYEALRTEYRRGLVELAVKDLCAADPLDFLPAAGAELADLAGAAIEAALAVSRAEAAQQFSAAEVADVGLAVIGMGKCGARELNYISDVDVIYVIDPGELDDSRASTIGTALASGISRAIMSTGREPGLWEVDANLRPEGKSGPLVRTLASHESYYARWAESWEFQALLKARTIAGDTVLGARYESALAPLIWSSAGREGFVESVRSMRRRVTEHIPAEEEQRQIKLGRGGLRDVEFTVQLLQLVHGKADESLRCRDTTSAIAALSAGGYIGRSDAAEFDRDYRYLRLLEHRIQLFQLRRTHLMPVNEAALRALAKAALGPFSSERPKPDALMGAWRKTKRSVRELHERIFYRPLLNTAAALSSEEARLSPEAAQGRLAALGYLDPAGAMRHIEALTGGVSRRAALQRQLLPVLLGWLAEGVDPDAGLLAFRRVSEALGTTHWYLGMLRDSTAAAERLCHVLSNSRLIADLLEVSPESVAWLGSDKELVPVTFEAQWLEIAAKMSRHADPESAMRLIRLIRRREILRIAIADSAGLLDQDQVGAALADTDRAAVLGALRVAETVVAAGEPLKTHVLVVAMGRQGGREIGYGSDADVMYVHRGLPGIPDDEAQQQALQIVGRLSNLLTQPLKPAILAERVLLVDADLRPEGKSGPMVRSLESYAEYYRRWSLVWEAQALLRARPMAGDDELAADFVALIDPIRYPESLAEQDVREVRRVKARVEAERLPRGADPARHLKLGRGGLSDVEWLTQLLQLQHAGEHPGLRTTSTVDALEAAAGAGLLEAGDVVILLRAWRLASRIRSANVIWTGRASDVLASSRRDLEAVARWCGYGHGNAAALEEDYLRLSRRARGVFERVFYGQ from the coding sequence GTGAGTCTGGCACGACGCCTCATTGCGGCTGGTTTCAGCGATCTGGACAAGGGGGAACGGTTCCTCGCCGCCCCGGAACTGGACGGCCTGGACCAGGACGTTTTGTTCGCAGGACTGCAGCTTGCCGCCAACCCCGACACGGCGCTGCAGTCCCTCGTGCGGCTGATCGAAAAGCACCACGACCTGCGGACCCTGGCGGTTGCGGACTTGGACCGCAGCGAGCCCATGTACCGGGTGCTGGGCGCCTCCGAGGCGCTCGGCGAGTTCCTGATCCGGCACCCCGAGCACCTGGACGCCTTCGAGGTGACCGCCAGCCCCGAACCACGTGCCGCGGACACCGCCGAGCTGCGCGGGCGGCTCTTGCAGTCGGTGCGCGCCGACCCGAAATCCGCCCGGCCGGTGGCTGCGCTCACCGGGCAGGAAGGGTATGAGGCGCTCCGCACCGAGTACCGCCGCGGCCTTGTGGAACTGGCCGTCAAGGACCTCTGCGCGGCCGACCCGCTGGACTTCCTGCCCGCTGCCGGGGCCGAGCTCGCGGACCTTGCCGGTGCCGCCATCGAGGCTGCCCTGGCCGTTTCCCGCGCCGAGGCGGCACAGCAGTTCAGCGCCGCTGAGGTGGCCGACGTCGGACTTGCCGTCATCGGCATGGGCAAGTGCGGAGCCCGGGAACTGAACTACATTTCCGACGTCGACGTCATCTACGTGATCGACCCCGGGGAACTCGACGATTCGCGCGCCAGCACCATCGGCACGGCCCTGGCCTCCGGCATTTCCCGGGCCATCATGTCCACCGGGCGGGAACCAGGGCTGTGGGAGGTCGACGCGAACCTGCGCCCGGAAGGCAAGTCCGGCCCGCTGGTCAGAACTCTGGCCTCGCATGAGAGCTACTACGCCCGGTGGGCTGAGAGCTGGGAGTTCCAGGCGCTGCTCAAGGCCCGGACCATCGCCGGGGACACCGTGCTCGGCGCCCGCTACGAGTCCGCCCTCGCGCCGCTGATCTGGTCTTCGGCCGGCCGGGAGGGATTCGTTGAATCCGTCCGCTCCATGCGCCGCCGCGTCACCGAGCACATCCCCGCCGAGGAGGAGCAGCGCCAAATCAAACTCGGGCGGGGAGGCCTGCGCGACGTCGAGTTCACCGTCCAGCTGCTGCAGCTGGTCCACGGCAAAGCCGACGAGTCCCTGCGGTGCCGGGACACCACCTCCGCGATCGCCGCCCTGTCCGCCGGCGGGTACATCGGCCGTTCGGACGCCGCCGAATTCGACCGCGACTACCGCTACCTCCGGCTGCTCGAACACCGGATCCAGCTGTTCCAGCTGCGCCGCACCCACCTCATGCCAGTTAATGAAGCCGCGCTGCGGGCCCTCGCCAAAGCCGCGCTGGGGCCCTTCTCCAGTGAACGGCCCAAACCCGATGCCCTCATGGGGGCCTGGCGGAAAACCAAGCGCTCGGTCCGGGAGCTGCACGAACGCATCTTTTACCGGCCGCTGCTGAACACGGCGGCGGCACTCAGCAGCGAGGAAGCCCGGCTCAGTCCGGAAGCCGCGCAGGGGCGCCTCGCCGCCCTCGGTTACCTCGACCCGGCAGGTGCCATGCGGCACATCGAAGCGCTGACCGGCGGGGTCAGCCGGCGCGCCGCCCTTCAGCGCCAGCTTCTGCCGGTTCTGCTCGGATGGCTCGCGGAGGGTGTGGACCCCGACGCCGGCCTGCTGGCCTTCCGCCGGGTCAGTGAAGCTCTCGGCACCACCCACTGGTACCTCGGCATGCTCCGGGATTCGACGGCGGCCGCCGAGCGGCTCTGCCACGTGCTGTCCAATTCCCGGTTGATCGCGGACCTCCTGGAGGTTTCGCCCGAATCCGTGGCCTGGCTCGGCTCGGATAAAGAACTCGTGCCGGTGACGTTCGAGGCGCAGTGGCTTGAGATTGCCGCCAAAATGTCCCGGCACGCGGATCCGGAAAGCGCCATGCGCCTGATCCGGCTGATCCGCCGGCGCGAAATCCTGCGGATCGCGATCGCGGACAGTGCAGGGCTGCTGGACCAGGACCAGGTGGGCGCAGCGCTGGCAGACACGGACCGGGCGGCGGTCCTGGGCGCGCTGCGCGTCGCGGAAACCGTCGTGGCGGCAGGGGAGCCACTCAAGACGCACGTGCTGGTGGTCGCGATGGGACGGCAGGGCGGCCGGGAGATTGGCTACGGCTCGGACGCGGACGTCATGTACGTGCACCGCGGGCTGCCGGGGATCCCGGATGATGAGGCCCAGCAGCAGGCGCTGCAGATTGTGGGACGGCTCTCGAACCTGCTGACCCAGCCGCTCAAGCCTGCCATCCTCGCCGAACGCGTCCTGCTGGTCGACGCCGACCTTCGCCCCGAGGGTAAGAGCGGGCCGATGGTGCGGTCACTGGAATCCTATGCGGAGTACTACCGGCGGTGGTCGCTGGTCTGGGAAGCCCAGGCGCTGCTGCGGGCTCGCCCGATGGCGGGTGATGACGAACTGGCCGCTGACTTCGTGGCGCTGATTGATCCCATCCGCTACCCCGAATCCCTCGCCGAGCAGGACGTTCGCGAGGTCCGGCGCGTGAAGGCACGGGTGGAAGCCGAACGGTTGCCCCGCGGAGCTGACCCCGCCCGGCACCTGAAGCTGGGCCGCGGCGGCCTTAGCGACGTCGAATGGCTGACCCAGCTGCTGCAGCTGCAGCACGCCGGAGAGCATCCCGGGCTGCGGACCACGTCCACGGTCGACGCGCTGGAGGCAGCGGCCGGCGCCGGGCTCCTGGAAGCGGGGGACGTGGTCATCCTCCTCCGGGCCTGGCGCCTGGCGAGCCGGATCCGCTCGGCCAACGTGATCTGGACCGGACGGGCGTCGGACGTGCTGGCGTCCTCCCGCCGGGACCTCGAGGCGGTGGCCCGCTGGTGCGGCTACGGACACGGCAACGCCGCCGCGCTGGAAGAGGACTACCTCCGGCTCAGCCGCCGGGCGCGGGGCGTTTTCGAACGTGTTTTTTATGGCCAGTAG